The following are encoded in a window of Amaranthus tricolor cultivar Red isolate AtriRed21 chromosome 2, ASM2621246v1, whole genome shotgun sequence genomic DNA:
- the LOC130805553 gene encoding uncharacterized protein LOC130805553: MIFGGYTEEYPTIRTARNSVHTLLNGPPKASSSGPIMRFDATTSQTLQQPHTDPLVVTLKIGQMKVKRVLVDTGSTTDLITMECLRKMKFEEKHLQPLDKPLIGFGGSQVIPLGTIILPVRVGERNESRTMPIRFTVVDLTFPYNAIMGLPLINKIKVAIFPHQLLLQFERDDGQVVSSKGIR, from the coding sequence atgattttcgGAGGATACACTGAAGAATATCCTACCATCCGCACCGCAAGAAATAGCGTCCACACTCTGCTAAATGGGCCCCCAAAAGCCTCATCAAGTGGACCGATCATGAggttcgatgccacgacctcccaaaCGCTGCAACAACCTCATACTGATCCTCTGGTGGTCACCCtcaaaattgggcaaatgaaagtcaagaGGGTACTCGTAGATACCGGGAGCACGACTGATCTCATAACAATGGAATGCCTAAGAAAGATGAAGTTCGAAgaaaagcacttacaacccctCGATAAACCGCTGATCGGGTTTGGGGGAAGTCAGGTCATTCCACTAggcacgatcattctccccgtgcGGGTGGGGGAAAGAAATGAAAGCAGAACCatgcccatacgattcacggtgGTGGATCTCACATTTCCCTACAACGCTATCATGGGGCTTCCActcatcaacaaaatcaaagtcgcgatcttccctcatcaactcCTGCTACAATTCGAGCGGGATGATGGACAAGTGGTATCCTCAAAGGGAATCAGATGA